In the genome of Halostella salina, the window GGACATCTCCCACGTCGCAGTGTCGGTCGCTGCCCCGGAATCGGCCACCCCCGAGGAGAGTGCCGGGCTGACCACTGCAACGAGAAGCACCGCACAGAACACGGCCGGGAGGGCGGCTCGATGCACGTCCCCAAACAGGCTCAATTCGCGCATAAGGTTTGTGGATCGAAGGATTTCAGTCTGGCAGGACGGTCTCGGTGACCCGACTTGTTCGGGCGACGCTCGTGGCTGTCCCTGGCTCTACATCTCCCGCGCCGTGATGCTCTTGACCGTCCGCACAATCTCGCCCGGCGCGTGCTTCGGATGGGCGGAGAGGAACAAATGTACGTGGTCGGGTGAGATGTGAAGCGACAGTATCTCGTAGCCATACTCGTTGCACACGTTGCAGAAACTCGCTTCCAGCGAATCCTCGATTGGTTCGAGGATGGCGTGGCGGTACTTCGGACACCACACGAAATGGTAGTTGACGTTGTACACCGTGTGATTCGACCGCTTCTCACCCATATCGAACCCACTCCACCAACATAGTTGAGTATATCTAAAGGATATACGAAGGTATGGTGAATCGCTTTGAAATCGACGGCGAGGAAGTTCTCGACGGCGAGGTCAAACCGTTCGGGAACAGCGCCCACGTCACCGTCCCTAAACGATGGCGTGGAGCCGACGTGAAAGTCGTCCGAACCTCAGAACCCACCGAACAAGACGAAGAATGACCAACTCACAGGCCCTCGTCAAGACGCTGGACTTCCAACTCGACATACAGAGTGACAACGAGGGTCTGCTGTACGACGCCACA includes:
- a CDS encoding DUF2080 family transposase-associated protein, whose amino-acid sequence is MVNRFEIDGEEVLDGEVKPFGNSAHVTVPKRWRGADVKVVRTSEPTEQDEE